A single region of the Vicia villosa cultivar HV-30 ecotype Madison, WI linkage group LG4, Vvil1.0, whole genome shotgun sequence genome encodes:
- the LOC131597017 gene encoding uncharacterized protein LOC131597017, with the protein MPAHGGCAGVNAIEDEGIKVVTDVGCLTFPLVSVKQHLANSGIFPGCGVDCENCKNQPEGCFDLKSMVQRLMDEGPLQFYRKRINMRVANGEVVVIDIPYDPVAPISIQVPVQIPIVIPYTEQPTALMITVPGPIPYESEKVVPWHYGSDVYYYGTKKEDELKDKFVEVVVANTDNLSSTGRITRSGRVFSPKLVQDNADALAKAKGKQVVTDDQNSPVQNGAPGSAVSSKDVEELLRIIKKSDYKVVELLGQTQSKISILQLLMCSEVHRDALLRILNGAYVPQEISVNQLEAVPNNISAGNGLGFTDRDLPPEGRNHNKALHVSIECKGTTLSRVLVDTGSSLNVLPKLALMRIDYAGVELRPSELVVRAFDGSRRSVFGEVDLPIQVGPQIFTTTFLHNGYSTCLLLSVGTTLDSQGRRCDIHSSSEVEVSSRW; encoded by the coding sequence ATGCCTGCCCACGGAGGATGCgcaggagtgaatgctattgaggATGAAGGGATAAAGGTTGTGACTGATGTGGGCTGTTTGACCTTCCCTCTTGTGTCTGTGAAGCAACATCTGGCTAATAGTGGCATCTTCCCGGGTTGTGGTGTCGACTGTGAGAATTGCAAGAATCAACCTGAGGGCTGTTTTGATTTGAAGAGTATGGTTCAGAGATTGATGGATGAAGGTCCTCTCCAATTCTATAGAAAAAGGATAAACATGAGGGTTGCAAACGGCGAGGTGGTGGTAATTGACATTCCATATGATCCTGTGGCTCCTATCAGTATTCAGGTGCCTGTTCAGATACCTATCGTCATTCCTTATACAGAGCAACCAACAGCATTAATGATCACTGTTCCTGGGCCGATTCCGTATGAGAGTGAGAAGGTCGTTCCTTGGCACTATGGCTCAGATGTGTACTACTATGGTACAAAGAAAGAGGATGAGTTGAAAGACAAATTTGTGGAGGTCGTAGTTGCAAACACTGATAATCTTTCCAGTACTGGTAGGATCACTCGTAGTGGTAGGGTGTTCTCTCCTAAGCTTGTACAAGACAacgcagatgctttggctaaggcCAAAGGCAAACAGGTGGTGACTGATGATCAGAACTCTCCGGTTCAGAATGGGGCACCTGGTAGTGCTGTAtcttccaaggatgtggaggAGTTGTTAAGAATCATCAAGAAATCAGATTACAAAGTTGTCGAGTTGTTGGGTCAGACCCAATCAAAGATTTCTATCTTGCAATTGCTGATGTGTTCGGAGGTTCATAGAGATGCTCTTTTGAGAATTCTGAATGGTGCCTACGTACCCCAagaaatatctgtgaatcagttaGAGGCGGTGCCCAACAATATTTCAGCTGGAAATGGCTTAGGGTTTACCGATcgtgatcttcctccagaagggagaaaccataacaaggcgTTACATGTTTCGATAgagtgtaaggggacgactttgtcTCGTGTTCTGGTTGATACTGGTTCTTCCTTGAATGTGCTTCCCAAATTGGCCCTTATGAGAATTGACTATGCTGGTGTTGAATTGAGGCCCAGTGAATTGGTGGTACGAGCTTTTGatggttcaaggaggtctgtATTCGGAGAAGTAGATTTGCCTATCCAAGTTGGTCCTCAGATCTTCACCACGACTTTTTTACATAATGGATattcaacctgcttactgttgtctgttgggacgaccctgGATTCACAAGGCCGgcgctgtgacatccactcttcatcagaagttgaagtatccagtcGATGGTAA